In a genomic window of Rhodothermales bacterium:
- a CDS encoding glycosyltransferase, whose translation MRLLFVSHSLPPVGEEFSNVGGMQRVALDLHEALGSRDDVEYRAFVLRSTWRAIHWKVWPFALAAIVFLPKLTRREDTDIVLFSSVITAALALPLKNRFDRSRVKLATIAHGLDVTKDIDMYQRQVPKVFEQMDLVLPVSQATGEACLDRGLARNKMRVVPNGIRL comes from the coding sequence GTGCGCCTGCTTTTCGTTTCTCACTCCCTTCCGCCTGTCGGGGAAGAATTCTCCAATGTCGGAGGGATGCAGAGGGTCGCGCTCGACCTGCATGAAGCACTGGGCTCGAGAGACGACGTGGAGTACCGCGCGTTTGTACTTCGAAGTACCTGGAGAGCGATTCACTGGAAGGTGTGGCCGTTTGCCTTGGCGGCGATCGTGTTCCTGCCGAAACTGACGCGGCGGGAAGACACGGACATCGTTCTGTTTTCGTCGGTGATCACGGCTGCCCTGGCGCTGCCGCTGAAGAACCGCTTCGATCGTTCGCGCGTGAAGCTTGCTACGATTGCTCACGGCCTCGACGTCACGAAAGACATAGATATGTATCAGCGCCAGGTCCCGAAGGTATTCGAACAGATGGACCTGGTTCTTCCGGTGAGTCAGGCGACCGGCGAAGCGTGTCTCGATCGCGGGCTGGCCCGGAACAAGATGCGCGTTGTGCCGAACGGGATCCGACTTGA
- a CDS encoding glycosyltransferase: protein MIFTDLTYTYNEVSGGIRTYIDARRKYILDHTDWTHVLIVPGEEDGDEKSDRTRTIKIASPIMPGSAPYRFFVRPDKIVAALTDAAPDAIEVGSLFVAPWTAFRYRRKHPVSLFGFYHTDLPDGYVRPVARRIAGDAIGNWASDVVVSYVKRVLSRYDVALAASGELVTKLKDLGVGRVEHVQLGVDLDMWHPRCRDAGVRQELGINEDALVLIYSGRIDVEKKVRMLCDVVERLPGELDPVLVLVGQGPLEEEMRSRAEKSSRLRVLPYERDKAQLARVMASADLYLAGNPAETFGLAVVEAQACGLPVVGVRSGALIDRVLPEIGELCEPNDSDSMADAILRIVSRPDWSQMGAAARQHVAARFSWESSFERLFLMYEEVVAARRGSM, encoded by the coding sequence GTGATCTTTACCGATCTCACATACACCTACAACGAAGTGAGCGGCGGCATACGCACGTACATCGACGCGCGCCGCAAGTACATACTGGATCACACAGACTGGACCCACGTGCTGATCGTCCCGGGTGAGGAAGACGGAGACGAGAAGTCTGATCGGACCCGCACGATCAAGATTGCCTCGCCCATTATGCCCGGGTCGGCGCCCTACCGCTTCTTCGTCCGGCCGGACAAGATTGTGGCAGCGCTCACGGACGCTGCTCCGGATGCCATCGAAGTGGGCAGTCTGTTCGTCGCGCCGTGGACCGCGTTCAGGTACCGGCGAAAGCATCCGGTTTCCCTTTTCGGATTCTACCACACGGACCTGCCCGACGGCTACGTTCGGCCGGTGGCACGGCGGATTGCCGGTGATGCAATCGGCAACTGGGCTTCCGATGTGGTTGTCAGTTATGTGAAGCGGGTCTTGAGCAGATACGATGTCGCGCTGGCTGCCTCGGGAGAGCTCGTTACAAAGCTGAAGGACCTCGGGGTCGGTCGGGTCGAACACGTGCAACTGGGTGTTGATCTCGACATGTGGCACCCTCGATGTCGCGACGCGGGGGTCCGACAGGAGCTCGGCATCAACGAGGACGCACTTGTCCTGATCTATTCAGGCCGGATCGATGTCGAAAAGAAGGTGCGGATGCTTTGTGATGTCGTCGAGCGCCTTCCAGGTGAACTGGATCCGGTACTTGTTCTGGTGGGCCAGGGGCCGCTTGAGGAAGAAATGAGGTCGAGGGCAGAGAAGTCGAGTCGCCTGCGTGTGCTCCCCTACGAGCGGGACAAGGCACAACTCGCGCGCGTGATGGCTTCGGCCGATCTGTATCTCGCCGGCAACCCGGCCGAGACGTTCGGGCTCGCCGTTGTGGAGGCCCAGGCGTGTGGGCTGCCGGTCGTGGGCGTACGATCCGGAGCTCTCATTGACCGCGTGCTGCCCGAGATCGGAGAGCTCTGCGAGCCGAACGATTCCGACTCCATGGCGGACGCCATCTTGCGCATCGTGTCACGCCCGGACTGGTCACAGATGGGTGCCGCTGCACGACAACACGTTGCAGCGAGATTCAGCTGGGAATCGTCGTTTGAACGTCTCTTTCTGATGTATGAGGAGGTGGTTGCTGCGCGCCGGGGATCGATGTAA